In the Micromonospora narathiwatensis genome, one interval contains:
- a CDS encoding DNA polymerase III subunit gamma and tau, translating to MALALYRKYRPRTFAEVIGQEHVTEPLSQALRSGRLNHAYLFSGPRGCGKTSSARILARSLNCEQGPTPEPCGQCESCRSLATDGAGSIDVIEIDAASHGGVDDARELREKAFFAPARSRFKIYVIDEAHMVSSAGFNALLKLVEEPPEFVKFIFATTEPEKVLGTIKSRTHHYPFRLIPPKVLRPYLEQLCEAEGAKVEPAVFPLVVRAGGGSARDSLSVLDQLIAGAGPEGVSYARAAALLGVTDSALIDEMCDALAAGDGAAAYATVDRVAEAGHDPRRFASDLLERLRDLIVMQQVPDAAAKGLIDGPDDQIERMAAQAQRLGSATLSRCADIVHNGLVEMRGTTAPRLLLELICARMLLPGVDDSSGGLLQRLERMERRLTVGGAEPPSAAAGPAPVAPAPEVRQEPPAPAAAVAASHPETAGTPAAAGTPTGMAAARAAAAAAGSRSAPAAPSPADDARSASSPAADARSAPSPADGSRPAPATPTPADAALAGAGPASGAPARRSVPPSAVMPDPATPEPPRPGSAPPGALDAVAVRRVWPEVVGKVNRTNKRIAALMRDAVVRDLDGDTLVLTVKSTVLAKMMADHSAVLTDALYEELGGRWQIRCEVAGERGAATLGGPTRSAAPPRPAAAAPAAGPSGGPAGSAGGPAGPGGGPDGGGGASRGTAPTRSAVPGHARTDAGGSPNGSGAPARTGDPSARVPGRGADAPNDDEEWPEPARPGGGAEEGGDWPEPARPGGAATGSPEPTRPGGATATVTAAPAVPGPAGPSSPSSTTGSTTAAQRPTAGGTGGAPVSSAIAAARAAAAAATGGGPGKGPRVAQARQTADAEWAGEPPYDPDYDGPVAGAAKATPVYEGFDPGDEPLDDVIDERTARQSSEEQAVRLLREAFGAEKIDEVDAR from the coding sequence GTGGCACTGGCCCTTTACCGCAAGTACCGGCCCCGTACGTTCGCCGAGGTCATCGGTCAGGAGCACGTCACCGAGCCGCTGTCGCAGGCGCTGCGTAGCGGGCGGCTGAACCATGCGTATCTCTTCTCCGGCCCCCGGGGCTGCGGCAAGACCTCCAGCGCCCGGATTCTGGCCCGCTCGCTCAACTGCGAGCAGGGGCCCACTCCCGAGCCCTGCGGGCAGTGTGAGTCCTGTCGCTCGCTGGCCACCGACGGCGCCGGCTCGATCGACGTCATCGAGATCGACGCGGCCAGCCACGGCGGTGTCGACGACGCCCGCGAGCTGCGCGAGAAGGCGTTCTTCGCGCCGGCCCGCAGCCGCTTCAAGATCTACGTCATCGACGAGGCGCACATGGTCTCGTCGGCCGGCTTCAACGCCCTGCTCAAGCTGGTCGAGGAGCCCCCGGAGTTCGTCAAGTTCATCTTCGCCACCACCGAGCCGGAGAAGGTCCTCGGCACGATCAAGTCGCGGACCCACCACTACCCGTTCCGGCTGATCCCGCCGAAGGTGCTCCGGCCGTATCTTGAGCAGCTCTGCGAGGCCGAGGGTGCCAAGGTCGAGCCGGCGGTCTTCCCGCTGGTGGTGCGCGCCGGCGGTGGCAGCGCCCGGGACAGCCTCTCCGTGCTCGACCAGCTCATCGCGGGCGCCGGCCCGGAGGGGGTCAGCTACGCCCGAGCCGCCGCACTGCTCGGCGTCACCGACTCCGCGTTGATCGACGAGATGTGCGACGCCCTTGCCGCCGGGGACGGCGCCGCCGCGTACGCGACCGTGGACCGGGTCGCCGAGGCCGGCCACGATCCCCGCCGGTTCGCCTCCGACCTGCTGGAACGGCTCCGCGACCTGATCGTCATGCAGCAGGTGCCGGACGCCGCCGCCAAGGGCCTGATCGACGGCCCGGACGACCAGATCGAGCGGATGGCCGCCCAGGCCCAGCGGCTCGGCTCGGCCACCCTGTCCCGCTGCGCGGACATCGTGCACAACGGCCTGGTCGAGATGCGCGGCACCACCGCTCCCCGGCTGCTGCTGGAGCTGATCTGCGCCCGGATGCTGCTGCCCGGCGTGGACGACTCGTCCGGCGGCCTGCTCCAGCGCCTGGAACGGATGGAACGCCGGCTCACCGTGGGCGGTGCCGAGCCGCCGTCGGCCGCCGCCGGCCCCGCGCCGGTCGCCCCCGCCCCCGAGGTACGCCAGGAGCCTCCCGCCCCGGCCGCGGCTGTCGCCGCGTCCCACCCGGAGACCGCCGGCACGCCGGCGGCTGCCGGCACCCCGACCGGCATGGCCGCCGCGCGGGCCGCTGCCGCGGCCGCCGGTTCCCGTTCCGCGCCGGCCGCCCCGAGCCCGGCCGACGATGCCCGTTCCGCGTCGAGCCCGGCCGCCGATGCCCGTTCCGCCCCGAGCCCAGCCGACGGCTCCCGTCCCGCCCCGGCCACCCCGACGCCGGCCGACGCGGCCCTGGCCGGGGCCGGCCCGGCCTCCGGTGCCCCTGCCCGTCGTTCCGTGCCGCCGTCGGCGGTGATGCCCGATCCGGCCACCCCGGAGCCGCCGCGTCCCGGCTCGGCCCCGCCCGGCGCGCTGGACGCCGTCGCCGTACGCCGGGTCTGGCCCGAGGTGGTCGGCAAGGTCAACCGCACCAACAAGCGGATCGCGGCGCTGATGCGCGACGCGGTGGTCCGCGACCTGGACGGCGACACGCTGGTGCTGACCGTGAAGTCGACGGTGCTGGCCAAGATGATGGCCGATCACTCCGCGGTGCTGACCGACGCGCTCTACGAGGAGTTGGGTGGCCGCTGGCAGATCCGTTGCGAGGTGGCCGGCGAGCGGGGTGCCGCGACGCTCGGCGGCCCGACCCGTTCCGCCGCTCCGCCCCGGCCGGCCGCCGCCGCGCCCGCTGCTGGCCCGTCGGGCGGTCCGGCCGGCTCAGCCGGTGGGCCGGCGGGTCCGGGCGGTGGCCCGGACGGCGGGGGCGGCGCGAGTCGTGGCACTGCCCCGACCCGGTCCGCCGTGCCCGGTCACGCCCGGACGGACGCCGGCGGCTCCCCGAACGGCTCGGGCGCCCCGGCGCGGACGGGTGATCCCTCTGCTCGGGTGCCCGGCCGCGGGGCCGACGCACCGAACGACGACGAGGAGTGGCCCGAACCGGCCCGACCGGGTGGCGGCGCCGAGGAGGGCGGGGACTGGCCGGAGCCGGCCCGCCCCGGCGGCGCCGCGACCGGCTCGCCGGAGCCGACCCGGCCGGGCGGCGCCACGGCGACCGTGACGGCGGCTCCCGCCGTACCCGGGCCGGCTGGTCCTTCCTCGCCAAGCTCGACCACCGGGTCGACGACGGCGGCGCAGCGGCCCACGGCGGGCGGGACCGGCGGCGCGCCGGTGAGCAGCGCGATCGCGGCGGCCCGGGCGGCCGCTGCGGCTGCCACTGGCGGCGGGCCGGGCAAGGGACCGCGCGTGGCCCAGGCGCGGCAGACCGCGGACGCCGAGTGGGCCGGTGAGCCGCCCTACGACCCGGACTACGACGGGCCGGTGGCCGGCGCCGCGAAGGCGACGCCCGTCTACGAGGGCTTCGACCCGGGCGACGAGCCGCTGGACGACGTGATCGACGAGCGGACCGCCCGGCAGTCCAGCGAGGAGCAGGCGGTGCGGCTGCTCCGGGAGGCGTTCGGGGCGGAGAAGATCGACGAGGTGGACGCGCGCTGA